The nucleotide sequence CGCGACGACGGCGTTCAAGGATGGCACGGTGGCGGACCTTGTGGCGGGCGCAAGGATCGAAGTGGAAGGGAAGCGGAACCTCGACAAGACGGTGGCGGCGGCGGAGATCTCGTTCCGCAAGCCGAGCGAGATCCGGTTGGAGACTGTCGTGACGGCAAAGACACCGCCGGCCGGCACGCAGTCAGGCTCACTGACCCTCTTCGGGAAAACGGTCTTCGTGAATGCACTGACGCAATTCAAGGACGACAGCAACGTTAATTTGAATACGTTCAATTTCAACGATATCGTCGCCTTCCCGCTGACCGGGGACAACCTGGTGGTGTCGGCGTACATGGACAACAGCACCGGGGCGACGAAGATCATCGCCTCGCGCATCGAGCGGATCGATTCGATTGCGGTCGATGGCAATATCATTCAAGGAATAGTCGAGGCCAAATCCGGAGGTGCATTACTCACAATCCTCGGCATCACCATACAGACGTTCCCCGGTACGACGGAGTTCCTGCAAGCGGATGGAACGCCATTCCCGGGAGCCACGACGAACGATCGCCAGGCGAATTTCTTTGCGGCGGTCATCGAGGGGCAGTCGGTGGTCAAGGCACGCGGCACGGCCGGATCCCCCTCCGTGCTCATGACGGCAAACGAAGTGCAGATCCGGCCGACGATCGACAACTGACGGCGACGCCCGCAGGTTCCTTGTCGCTGGGCCAGAGGAGGACAGTCCTGCCCCCCCTCTCTGTTATGATGGCGGTAACTTCTTCGCAAAGGGGCGGATCATGGGGTTCGACGCGCAAGGCTTTCTCGACCGGTACGCGGGGGCGTACAACGACCGGGACCCGGAGGGGATGCGGACGTTCTTCGACCTTTCCGACCCGCGGTTCGCGGTTTTTGAGGATTTCACCGGGGACCTGATCGACGGCGAGGCGTACTCGGCGATGCTCGAGGCGGTCTTCGACGCCACGGGACGGATGTCCTTCGAGTTGCTGCGCTGCGACGACTTCGGCGGGGTCGCCGTCCTCCACGCGATCCAGAAGGTCGTCCTCGAAGACGTGGAGGAGGGGATCGGCGAGGCGCGGATCCGGTCCACCCTCTGGGTCAAGACCGACGAGGACGCGCCCCGGGTGGTGTCCGCGCACTTCTCCGCCGTGCCTTCCGCCGCCGACGGTTGCACGCCCGACGGGTGCGGCTGCTCCGGGCATGCGGGGGAAGAGTGATGGAGGGATCCTCCGTCGCCCTGCTGGTCCTTCTCGCCGCCGTCGCCGGGGCGACCCTCGGCTGGTTTCTCCGGGCAGGACAGGTCGCGACGCTCGTCGAGCGGCTGCAGGGGCAGGAGCGGCTCATGGACGAGAAGCTCGCCCTTCTCATGGAGGCGCGGGACGCCTTGACCAATCAGTTCAAGGCACTGGCCAACGACATCCTCGAGGAAAAGGGGAAACGGTTCGCGGAGCAGAGCCAGGACCATCTCGGCCGGCTTCTGGAGCCGCTGAAGGCCAGGATTCAGGAATTCCAGGGGAAGGTCGAGGAAGTGTATTTCCAGGACGGGAAGGATCGCGCGTCGCTCGCCGAGCAGGTGCGGCAACTGATGGAGCTGAACCAGGCGCTGAGCCAGGACGCGAAGAACCTGACGAGCGCGCTGAAAGGATCGAGCAAGACTCAGGGGAACTGGGGCGAACTTGTGCTGGAGCGCGTGCTGGAGTCTTCCGGCCTGCGGAACGGCGAGGAGTACGTCGTCCAGAGCAGCCACGCGAGGGAGGACGGGTCGCGCGCGCAGCCCGACGTCGTGATCCGGCTGCCGGAGGACCGGAACCTGGTGGTGGACGCCAAGGTTTCCCTCAATGCGTACGAGGATTTCGTCGTCAGCGAGGACGAGGCGGGACGACAGGCCGCTCTCAAGCGCCACCTCGATTCGGTCCGCAGCCACATCAAGGGGCTCTCCGAGAAAAATTATCAGACCCTTTACGGCCTGAGATCCCTCGATTTCGTGTTGATGTTCGTCCCCGTGGAGCCGGCGTTCATGCTGGCGGTGACCTGCGACCGCGAACTTTTCATGGATGCTTGGAAGAAGAACGTGTTGCTGGTCAGTCCCTCGACGCTGCTGTTTGTCGTGCGCATCGTCGCGCATCTCTGGCGGCAGGAGGCCCAGAGCCGGAACGCGCTGGAGATCGCGAGGCGGGGGGCGGAGCTCTACGACAAGTTCGTCGGTTTCGTCGAGGACCTGGAGGCCCTGGGGGGACGCCTGAAGCAGGCGCAGAAAGAATACGATGCGGCCTATGGCAAATTGACCGGCGGGCGGGGAAACCTGATCCGGCAGGCCGAGATGCTGAAAGAGCTCGGGGTGAAGCCTTCGAAGGCGTTGCGTTCCGAGTTGACGGAAAACGAGGCCGGGGGGGATCCCATGCCGCCGGAGCAGGTCGGAACCGATGAGCCATGACCGCTTGCGTATCCTGGCGCCGATCGCACTGGCGCTGCTCCTCTCGGGGTGCGCCGCGAACCGCGCCGTGATGACGGGGAGCGCGGAGATGCCGTACCCGCCTTCCGCCCCGCCGAAGGTGGAGGAGATCCTCCACCTGCCCACGGGCCTGCGGTTTTCCATCGACGGGATGATCGAGATGCTCTCCGGCGCCCGCCTGGTGTCGGTGGGGGAGACGCACGACAACCTGAACGACCAGCGGGTTGAGCTGACCGTGATTCGCGAGCTGCACCGCCGCTTCCCGGGGAAGGTCGCCATCGGGATGGAGATGTTCCGGGAGCCGCAGCAGGTGGTTCTCGATCGGTGGGTTGCGGGGGAGCTCACGGAGCTTGAGTTCCTGAAGGCCTCGAAGTGGTACGAGACGTGGGGGTACGACTTCGGCGCCTACCGGGACCTGCTTCTCTTCGCGAAGGAGAACCGGATCGACGTGATCGCCCTGAATCCGTCGAGGGAATTTCAGGAAGCGGTCCGCCGGACGGGGCTCGACAATGTTCCGGAGGACCTTCGCCGGAAGCTCCCGGAGATCGGCGAGACCGATCCGTGGCAGCGGGACGTCCTGCGCGGCGTCTTCGGGGGCCATGCGGGGCACGGCGGCGGGGATTCATCGTTCGACTCCTTCCTCCGCGTCCAGCTGCTCTGGGAGGAGACGATGGCGCAGAAGGTGGTCGATTACCTGAAAGGCCCCCGGGGGGAGGGGAAGCGGATGGTGACGATCACCGGCGGCTGGCACGTGAAATACGGCTTCGGGCTCCCGAAGAAGGTGCTACGCCGCCTTCCGATGGCGTACGCGATCGTCCTCCCCGTCGAGATCAGCACGCCGGAGCAGAAGGAGGGGCGGCTGATGGAGGTGAATCTGCCGGACGTTCCGCTGCTCCCGGGCCATTTTGCCTGGTATGTCCCGTACAACAACATCGAGGAGAAGCGGGTCCGGATGGGGATCCGGATGGAGGAGAAGGAGGGGCGTCTCCTCGTCGAATCGGTCGCGCCGGGATCCCCTGCGGAGAAAGCAGGGATTGCGAAGGGAGACGAGCTTCTCGCGCTCGACGGGCAACCGGTGAAGGAAACCGTCGATGTCCTCTTCCGGGTCGGGGAGAAGCGGGACGGGGACACGGCGCAGGTCACCGTCCGGCGCGGCGGGGAGGAGAAGATCCTCAATCTTTCGTTTTTCAAGATGACGAAGCCGAAATCGCACTGAGTTCCGACGCCCCCGACACCAGCCACAGATGGGTGTTTACAGCAGAGGGTACGGCAGGAGAAGTTCCCTTTAAGGTGCAAGCGCTTTCGAGGGACATTCCTGGAGGTTGTCGGTACTGCGGTTGGAGGAGTGTCCCTCGCCCACAACCCACAAGCCAGCATCACAGTGTTTAGGCGCTTTCAGGGGACATACCTGGTGTAAACTTGGGATGCAGGGAAGGTGTGTCCCCTGCCCACAACCCACGATTCAAGGGGGAACTGCGTGTCGTTCTTCATCCGGATGGGCGCCAACGCCGTCGCGATCCTGCTGATCGGGTACCTGCTGCCGCAGATCGTCACCGTCGACGGGGTGATGGCGGCGCTGGCCGCCGCCTTCGTGCTGGGGCTCGTGAACGCGGTCGTCCGGCCCCTCTTTGTGCTGCTGACCCTTCCCATCACGGTGGTGACGCTGGGGGTCTTCCTCCTCGTGATCAACGGGCTGCTCCTGTGGCTGGTCACCGCGTTCGTCCCCGGCTTCCATGTGAACGGGTTCCTCGGGGCGGTGGTCGGCTCCGTCCTCCTCTCCGTCGTCTCCTGGATCCTCACGAAGGTGGTCCAATGAGCGTCACCCTGACGTTTCTGGGCGCCGCGCGGGAGGTCACCGGCTCCTGCATCCTCGTGCAGACGGCGCGCAACCGGTTCCTCGTCGATTGCGGGATGTTCCAGGGGGGAGGGGAGAGCGACCGGAAGAACGCCCGCCCGATGCCCGTCCCTCCCGCGTCGATCGACTTCGTCCTCTCCACCCACGCCCACATCGACCACTCCGGCCTGCTGCCGAAACTCGTGCGGGACGGTTTTCGCGGCCCCATCCACTGCACCTCCGCCACCGCCGATCTCCTCGGAGTGATGCTTCCCGATGCCGGGCACATCCAGGAGAAGGAGGCGGAGTGGCAAACCCGGAAGCGGGAGCGGGGAGGGAAGGGGGAGGTTCCTCCCCTTTACACCGAGGCCGACGCGCGGGCGGTCCTTCCCGCGCTGCGCCCCGTTCCCTACGGGGAATCGATCGCCCCCGGGCCGGGGGTCTCCGCCGCCTTCCTCGACGCGGGGCACATCCTCGGCTCGGCGATCGTCACCGTGACCGTCGCGGACGAGGGGAAGGAGAAGAAGTTGGTCTTCTCCGGCGACCTGGGCCACCGGGGGTTGCCGATCGTGCGCGACCCGGCCCCCGTCGCGCGGGCCGACACCCTGGTCATCGAATCGACGTACGGCAACCGGGTCCACAAGGCGATGGAAGACACGGTGGAGGAGTTCTTCCACGCCGTCGACGACACGCTCCGCCGGAAGAAGGGGAACGTCGTCATCCCGTCGTTCGCGGTGGGACGGGCGCAGGACATCCTGTACCTCCTCACCGACCTGACGCGAAAGGGGCGCCTGTCGGGAATCACGTTGTACATCGACTCCCCGCTGGCCGCGGAGGCCACGCGGATCACCATGCGGCACCCCGAGTGCTACGATAACGAGACGCGGGAGGTCTTCGCCTGGCGGGACGCGCACCCCGACGCGCTGAAGGTCGTTCTGGTAAGGAACACGGAGGAGTCCCGCGCGTTGAACTCCCTGCGCGGGGGGGCGATCCTGATGGCGGGGAGCGGGATGTGCGACGCGGGAAGGATCAAGCACCACCTGAAGCACAACCTGTGGCGGAAGGAGTGCAGCGTCATCATCGTCGGGTTCCAGGCCCAGGGGACCCTCGGCCGGAAGATCGTCGACGGCGCGAAACGGGTTCGGATCTTCGGGGAGGAGATCGCCGTGGCCTCGGACGTGTACACGATCGGCGGTCTGTCGGCGCACGCCGACCGGGACGACCTTCTCGCGTGGGCGGGACAATTCCAGGCCCCCCCGGGGAACGTCTTCGTGGCCCACGGCGAGGAGTCCGTCTCCCTCGAATTCGCCGGGACGCTGAAAGAGAAGCTCGGATGGCCCGCGCAGGTCCCCTCGCCCGGCCAGCCGCTGATCGTCTGAGCCGACGGATGAAGCATCCCCTCCTTCGCGGCGTTTTGCTCTGCGTTCTCCTGACGCTTTTCCCCGCCACCGCCCTCGCGGCCGACCCGCAGGATGCCATCCTGCAGGAGGTCGGAGTGGATGAGAAGCTCGGCGCGGCGATCCCGCGCGACC is from Deltaproteobacteria bacterium and encodes:
- a CDS encoding ChaN family lipoprotein — translated: MSHDRLRILAPIALALLLSGCAANRAVMTGSAEMPYPPSAPPKVEEILHLPTGLRFSIDGMIEMLSGARLVSVGETHDNLNDQRVELTVIRELHRRFPGKVAIGMEMFREPQQVVLDRWVAGELTELEFLKASKWYETWGYDFGAYRDLLLFAKENRIDVIALNPSREFQEAVRRTGLDNVPEDLRRKLPEIGETDPWQRDVLRGVFGGHAGHGGGDSSFDSFLRVQLLWEETMAQKVVDYLKGPRGEGKRMVTITGGWHVKYGFGLPKKVLRRLPMAYAIVLPVEISTPEQKEGRLMEVNLPDVPLLPGHFAWYVPYNNIEEKRVRMGIRMEEKEGRLLVESVAPGSPAEKAGIAKGDELLALDGQPVKETVDVLFRVGEKRDGDTAQVTVRRGGEEKILNLSFFKMTKPKSH
- a CDS encoding DNA recombination protein RmuC, which codes for MEGSSVALLVLLAAVAGATLGWFLRAGQVATLVERLQGQERLMDEKLALLMEARDALTNQFKALANDILEEKGKRFAEQSQDHLGRLLEPLKARIQEFQGKVEEVYFQDGKDRASLAEQVRQLMELNQALSQDAKNLTSALKGSSKTQGNWGELVLERVLESSGLRNGEEYVVQSSHAREDGSRAQPDVVIRLPEDRNLVVDAKVSLNAYEDFVVSEDEAGRQAALKRHLDSVRSHIKGLSEKNYQTLYGLRSLDFVLMFVPVEPAFMLAVTCDRELFMDAWKKNVLLVSPSTLLFVVRIVAHLWRQEAQSRNALEIARRGAELYDKFVGFVEDLEALGGRLKQAQKEYDAAYGKLTGGRGNLIRQAEMLKELGVKPSKALRSELTENEAGGDPMPPEQVGTDEP
- a CDS encoding MBL fold metallo-hydrolase; the encoded protein is MSVTLTFLGAAREVTGSCILVQTARNRFLVDCGMFQGGGESDRKNARPMPVPPASIDFVLSTHAHIDHSGLLPKLVRDGFRGPIHCTSATADLLGVMLPDAGHIQEKEAEWQTRKRERGGKGEVPPLYTEADARAVLPALRPVPYGESIAPGPGVSAAFLDAGHILGSAIVTVTVADEGKEKKLVFSGDLGHRGLPIVRDPAPVARADTLVIESTYGNRVHKAMEDTVEEFFHAVDDTLRRKKGNVVIPSFAVGRAQDILYLLTDLTRKGRLSGITLYIDSPLAAEATRITMRHPECYDNETREVFAWRDAHPDALKVVLVRNTEESRALNSLRGGAILMAGSGMCDAGRIKHHLKHNLWRKECSVIIVGFQAQGTLGRKIVDGAKRVRIFGEEIAVASDVYTIGGLSAHADRDDLLAWAGQFQAPPGNVFVAHGEESVSLEFAGTLKEKLGWPAQVPSPGQPLIV
- a CDS encoding phage holin family protein, which encodes MSFFIRMGANAVAILLIGYLLPQIVTVDGVMAALAAAFVLGLVNAVVRPLFVLLTLPITVVTLGVFLLVINGLLLWLVTAFVPGFHVNGFLGAVVGSVLLSVVSWILTKVVQ